From the Paraburkholderia sp. PREW-6R genome, one window contains:
- the lolB gene encoding lipoprotein insertase outer membrane protein LolB, which produces MRLSRLISFPQAPRGAALGFVAAAVVALAGCASVKPQGPSTSNAATSVTAQTSRSYQGRFAIQYNDQNGQQRNAYGNFSWQEIGDTVTLQLRNPLGQTLAIVTSSPASATLELPNRQPLTADNVSTLMQNALGFALPVEGLRYWLQPSPAPTSRAKTEKDPEQPARLKQITQDGWTIDYLAYADAPATGVKRLNLSRSEPPLDIKLVLDQ; this is translated from the coding sequence ATGCGCCTTTCCCGCTTAATTTCCTTTCCCCAGGCGCCGCGTGGCGCGGCGCTTGGCTTCGTAGCGGCGGCGGTTGTCGCGCTTGCCGGGTGTGCTTCGGTGAAACCACAGGGGCCGTCCACGTCGAACGCGGCGACCTCCGTCACCGCACAGACGAGCCGCAGTTACCAGGGCCGCTTTGCCATTCAGTACAACGACCAGAACGGCCAGCAGCGTAACGCGTACGGCAATTTCTCGTGGCAGGAAATAGGCGACACCGTGACCTTGCAGTTGCGCAACCCGTTGGGGCAGACGCTGGCGATCGTCACGTCGTCGCCGGCTTCGGCCACCCTCGAGTTGCCGAACCGTCAGCCGCTTACCGCCGACAATGTGTCCACGCTGATGCAGAACGCGCTCGGCTTCGCGTTGCCCGTCGAAGGGCTGCGTTACTGGTTGCAGCCGTCGCCGGCGCCAACGTCGCGCGCAAAGACGGAGAAAGACCCCGAACAACCTGCGCGGCTCAAGCAGATTACCCAGGACGGCTGGACGATCGACTATCTCGCGTATGCCGACGCCCCCGCCACCGGTGTGAAGCGGCTCAATCTGAGCCGTTCGGAACCGCCGCTCGACATCAAGCTCGTGCTGGATCAGTAA
- a CDS encoding tetratricopeptide repeat protein — translation MNLSFVKLFSKRPASASRVPHTVSARRMLGAAALAVWALAAVPAHAQDPSPDSDDTSVTLPEPLGPATAEDQKSLPSVPLTSQIVFQVLAAEVALQRDQPAPAYQTYLALARDTHDPRMAQRATEIALAAQSPSDALTAAQLWQQYAPSSERAAQLDASLLVLSGKPDDAEPLLANEMTKVPPDNRGNAILALQLLLARGPNRVGGLHVLQDLLKNDMNRPEAQLAIARQQLLADDQPGARKSLEQALTLKPDFLPAALMLSQMGPEERKEGIASLEKYVQQNPKSHDARLALAQLYLASDRLDDAQKQFEIMHKNNANDLTPLMALALIKIQQKNYDDAQSYLTQYASQAEKTPGADPGQAYIYLAQLSLEQKNEAAASDWLNKISPSSQQYVPSQITRAQLLAKQGKTDDARRLLANLQSPDPRDQALIARTDAAILFDAKRYPEAESRLQQATAMFPDDPDLAYDYAMSAEKNGHYDVMEAQLRKLIQTQPDNPQAYNALGYSLADRGQRLAEADKLVEKASSLAPNDAFIMDSVGWVKYRMGDTSDAIRLLRKAYDIQPNAEIGAHLGEVLWKTGAQDQARAAFRDARKLEPDNDTLVKTLQRLQVNDL, via the coding sequence ATGAACTTGTCCTTCGTGAAGCTGTTTTCAAAGCGCCCGGCTAGCGCATCCCGCGTGCCGCACACCGTGTCCGCCCGCCGGATGCTGGGTGCGGCCGCGCTCGCCGTCTGGGCGCTGGCGGCCGTACCCGCACATGCGCAGGACCCTTCGCCGGACTCCGATGACACGTCCGTCACGCTGCCCGAGCCGCTGGGTCCGGCCACGGCGGAAGATCAGAAGTCTTTGCCCAGCGTGCCGCTGACGAGCCAGATCGTTTTCCAGGTGCTCGCCGCTGAAGTCGCGTTGCAACGTGATCAGCCGGCGCCGGCCTATCAGACCTACCTCGCGCTCGCACGCGACACGCACGATCCGCGCATGGCGCAGCGCGCCACCGAGATCGCGCTGGCTGCGCAGAGCCCGTCGGACGCACTGACCGCTGCGCAGTTGTGGCAGCAGTATGCGCCGAGTTCGGAGCGCGCCGCGCAGCTGGATGCGTCGCTGCTGGTGCTCTCCGGCAAGCCCGACGACGCCGAGCCGCTGCTTGCGAACGAAATGACGAAGGTGCCGCCCGACAACCGCGGCAATGCGATCCTCGCGTTGCAACTGCTGCTCGCGCGCGGCCCGAATCGGGTCGGCGGCCTGCATGTGCTGCAAGACCTGCTGAAGAACGACATGAACCGTCCGGAAGCGCAGTTGGCGATCGCACGCCAGCAGCTTCTCGCAGACGATCAGCCCGGCGCGCGCAAGTCGCTCGAACAGGCGCTCACGCTGAAGCCCGACTTTTTGCCGGCGGCGTTGATGTTGTCGCAGATGGGTCCGGAGGAGCGCAAGGAAGGCATTGCGTCGCTCGAAAAATACGTGCAGCAGAACCCGAAGTCGCATGACGCGCGTCTTGCGCTTGCCCAGCTGTATCTCGCGAGCGACCGTCTCGACGACGCGCAGAAGCAGTTCGAGATCATGCACAAGAACAACGCGAACGATCTCACGCCGCTCATGGCGCTCGCGTTGATCAAGATTCAGCAGAAGAATTACGACGACGCACAGAGCTATCTGACGCAGTATGCGTCTCAGGCCGAAAAGACGCCGGGCGCCGATCCGGGGCAAGCGTATATCTATCTCGCGCAGTTGTCGCTGGAGCAGAAGAACGAAGCGGCGGCTAGCGACTGGCTGAACAAGATTTCGCCGTCGAGCCAGCAGTACGTGCCTTCGCAGATCACGCGCGCGCAACTGCTCGCGAAGCAGGGCAAGACCGACGACGCGCGCAGGCTGCTCGCCAATCTGCAGTCGCCCGATCCGCGTGACCAGGCGCTGATCGCACGCACGGACGCAGCAATCCTGTTCGACGCGAAGCGCTATCCGGAAGCCGAGTCGCGCCTGCAGCAGGCCACGGCCATGTTCCCCGACGACCCCGACCTCGCCTATGACTACGCGATGTCCGCGGAAAAGAACGGCCATTACGACGTGATGGAAGCGCAATTGCGCAAGCTGATCCAGACTCAGCCGGACAATCCACAGGCGTACAACGCGCTTGGCTATTCGCTCGCCGATCGCGGTCAGCGTCTGGCCGAGGCGGACAAGCTGGTCGAGAAGGCATCGTCACTGGCGCCAAACGACGCGTTCATCATGGATAGCGTCGGCTGGGTCAAATACCGGATGGGTGACACGTCGGACGCGATCAGGCTGTTGCGCAAGGCTTATGACATTCAGCCGAATGCCGAAATCGGCGCGCACCTCGGCGAAGTGTTGTGGAAAACCGGCGCACAGGATCAGGCGCGCGCCGCGTTCCGCGATGCACGCAAGCTCGAACCCGATAACGACACGCTCGTCAAAACGCTCCAACGACTTCAGGTGAACGATCTTTGA
- the mutM gene encoding bifunctional DNA-formamidopyrimidine glycosylase/DNA-(apurinic or apyrimidinic site) lyase — MPELPEVEVTRRGIEPYVAGRKVESVDVRTPALRWPIPADLAKTLRGHVVRKVERRGKYLLFEIDAGWFIVHLGMTGTLRVLRHVPHPPAAAKHDHVDWIFDDFILRFRDPRRFGAILWHPRESGDVLDHPLLASLGVEPFSPAFSGALMHRLTRGRKVSVKQALLAGVIVVGVGNIYASESLFRAGIRPTTAAGRVSLVRYDLLADAVRVTLAAAIEKGGSTLRDFVGSDGESGYFQLDYFVYDRAGLPCRVCGTPIKQIVQGQRSTYFCPTCQR; from the coding sequence ATGCCAGAGTTGCCAGAAGTTGAGGTTACCCGACGGGGGATCGAGCCGTATGTCGCCGGCCGCAAAGTGGAGAGCGTCGATGTGCGCACGCCCGCGTTGCGCTGGCCGATTCCCGCCGACCTTGCGAAAACCTTGCGTGGTCACGTCGTCCGCAAAGTCGAACGGCGCGGCAAGTATCTGCTGTTCGAAATCGACGCCGGGTGGTTCATCGTCCATCTTGGCATGACCGGCACGTTGCGCGTGCTGCGCCACGTGCCGCATCCGCCGGCGGCGGCAAAACACGATCACGTGGACTGGATCTTCGACGACTTCATTTTGCGCTTTCGCGACCCGCGCCGCTTCGGCGCGATCCTCTGGCATCCGCGCGAGTCCGGCGACGTGCTCGACCATCCTCTGCTTGCCAGTCTCGGCGTCGAGCCGTTTTCGCCGGCGTTTTCCGGCGCGCTCATGCATCGGCTTACACGAGGGCGCAAGGTGTCGGTGAAGCAGGCGCTGCTGGCGGGTGTAATCGTCGTAGGCGTGGGAAATATCTACGCGTCGGAAAGCCTTTTCCGCGCCGGCATTCGTCCTACGACGGCGGCGGGCCGCGTCTCGCTCGTGCGCTACGATCTGCTCGCCGACGCCGTGCGCGTGACGCTCGCCGCTGCGATCGAGAAGGGCGGCAGCACGCTGCGCGATTTCGTCGGCAGCGACGGCGAGAGCGGCTACTTTCAGCTCGACTATTTCGTCTACGATCGCGCGGGTTTGCCGTGCCGCGTGTGTGGAACGCCGATCAAACAGATCGTCCAGGGACAGCGTTCCACGTATTTCTGCCCTACCTGCCAGCGTTAG
- the mutY gene encoding A/G-specific adenine glycosylase, which produces MPSRLSAPSTSSAAAVSPACSAMPDFSARLIAWQRQHGRHDLPWQNTRDPYRIWLSEIMLQQTQVSTVIPYYAKFLARFPTVVALAAAPVDDVMALWAGLGYYTRARNLHRCAQVVVEQHGGAFPASVDALAELPGIGRSTAAAIASFAFGARATILDGNVKRVLARVFGVEGFPGEKKVENGMWTLAESLLPSNASDDEVSAYTQGLMDLGATLCVRGKPDCLRCPFAADCVANVTGRQRELPAARPKKTVPTRRTWMLVLRDGNAVMLEKRPPSGIWGGLWSLPEAPDEAALAKRARAFGGGEVSRLAPLTHVFTHFRLDIEPRMTELDRGIDALTALGDADTAWVALDDLDSFGVPAPVRKLLDGLQGSLI; this is translated from the coding sequence ATGCCCTCCCGTTTGTCCGCACCCTCCACTTCGTCCGCCGCCGCTGTCTCGCCCGCCTGCAGCGCCATGCCCGATTTTTCCGCGCGGCTGATCGCATGGCAGCGTCAGCATGGGCGCCATGATCTGCCGTGGCAAAACACGCGTGATCCTTATCGCATCTGGCTGTCTGAAATCATGCTTCAGCAGACTCAGGTGTCGACGGTGATCCCGTACTACGCGAAGTTTCTTGCGCGTTTTCCGACGGTCGTCGCGCTGGCCGCCGCGCCGGTGGACGACGTGATGGCACTGTGGGCCGGCCTTGGCTATTACACGCGCGCGCGCAACCTGCATCGCTGCGCGCAGGTGGTGGTCGAACAGCATGGCGGTGCGTTCCCGGCATCGGTCGACGCACTCGCGGAATTGCCCGGCATCGGCCGCTCGACGGCGGCGGCGATCGCGTCGTTCGCGTTCGGCGCGCGCGCGACGATTCTGGACGGCAACGTGAAGCGCGTGCTCGCGCGTGTGTTTGGCGTCGAAGGCTTTCCGGGCGAAAAGAAAGTCGAAAACGGGATGTGGACGCTGGCGGAATCATTGCTGCCGTCGAATGCATCGGACGACGAAGTTAGCGCCTATACGCAAGGGCTGATGGATCTCGGCGCAACACTATGCGTGCGCGGCAAACCTGATTGTCTGCGTTGCCCGTTCGCTGCCGACTGCGTCGCCAACGTGACCGGCCGTCAGCGTGAATTGCCCGCGGCGCGTCCGAAGAAGACGGTGCCCACGCGTCGTACATGGATGCTCGTGCTGCGCGACGGCAACGCGGTGATGCTGGAGAAGCGTCCGCCCTCGGGCATCTGGGGCGGTCTGTGGAGCCTGCCTGAAGCGCCGGATGAAGCCGCGCTTGCCAAGCGCGCGCGTGCTTTCGGCGGCGGCGAGGTGTCGCGGCTCGCGCCGCTCACGCATGTGTTCACGCACTTCAGGCTGGACATCGAACCGCGAATGACCGAGCTGGACCGTGGTATCGACGCGCTAACGGCGCTTGGCGACGCCGACACCGCATGGGTCGCGCTGGACGATCTCGATTCGTTCGGCGTGCCCGCGCCGGTGCGCAAACTGCTGGATGGTTTGCAAGGCTCGCTGATCTGA
- a CDS encoding LON peptidase substrate-binding domain-containing protein, which translates to MSTTSTVLADVPLFPLHTVLFPDGLLPLKIFEARYLDMARDCLREKTPFGVCLLKSGAEVAREDEPSVPETIGCLAEIEECDVEAFGMLLIRARGTKRFRLLSHRVESSGLLVGMADPLGDDTPLEGNEQLAKFGACAEVLERIIATIRERDPDSLPFAEPFRLDDPSWVSNRLAEVLPIALRARQKLMELQDAGARIDVVHHYMQQHQLL; encoded by the coding sequence ATGTCTACCACTTCTACTGTGCTTGCCGATGTGCCGCTTTTTCCACTGCACACGGTGCTGTTTCCCGACGGGCTCCTGCCGCTGAAGATTTTCGAAGCGCGCTATCTCGACATGGCGCGCGACTGTCTTCGGGAAAAAACGCCGTTCGGCGTGTGTCTGCTGAAAAGCGGCGCCGAGGTGGCGCGTGAAGACGAGCCTTCGGTGCCCGAAACAATCGGCTGTCTCGCCGAAATCGAAGAGTGTGATGTCGAAGCATTCGGCATGCTGCTGATCCGCGCGCGAGGCACGAAGCGCTTTCGCCTGCTGTCGCATCGTGTGGAATCCAGCGGTTTGCTGGTCGGCATGGCGGACCCGCTCGGTGACGACACGCCGCTCGAAGGCAACGAACAACTGGCGAAGTTCGGCGCGTGTGCTGAAGTACTGGAGCGGATCATCGCGACCATCCGTGAGCGCGACCCCGACAGCTTGCCGTTCGCCGAACCGTTCAGGCTGGACGATCCGTCGTGGGTGTCGAACCGTCTCGCCGAAGTGCTGCCGATCGCACTGCGCGCGCGGCAAAAGCTGATGGAACTGCAGGACGCCGGCGCGCGGATCGACGTGGTTCATCACTACATGCAGCAGCATCAGCTGCTATAA
- the rapZ gene encoding RNase adapter RapZ, whose amino-acid sequence MRIILITGISGSGKSVALNALEDAGYYCVDNLPPRFLPELAAYLAEDGQERLAVAIDARSSASLDEMPAMIRDLSRSHDVRVLFLNASTQALIQRFSETRRRHPLSGSTAYDADVGLLTSLAEAIERERELVAGLAEFGQQIDTSNLRANVLRAWVKRFIEQESAGLVLMFESFGFKRGVPLDADFVFDVRTLPNPYYDRELRPLTGLDKPVVDFLDALPVVHEMISDIEAFLAKWLPHFRDDNRSYLTVAIGCTGGQHRSVFIAETLAARLASAANVIVRHRDAPVDPSASSKLVA is encoded by the coding sequence ATGCGCATAATCCTGATCACCGGTATATCCGGCTCCGGCAAGTCAGTTGCTCTGAACGCGCTTGAAGACGCGGGCTATTACTGCGTCGACAATCTGCCGCCGCGCTTTCTCCCGGAACTCGCCGCCTATCTCGCCGAAGACGGCCAGGAGCGCCTCGCGGTCGCGATCGATGCGCGTTCCAGCGCGTCGCTCGACGAAATGCCCGCGATGATCCGCGACCTGTCCCGCTCCCACGATGTTCGCGTTCTGTTCCTGAATGCCAGCACGCAGGCGCTGATTCAACGCTTCTCCGAAACGCGCCGCCGCCACCCGCTCTCAGGCTCCACTGCGTATGATGCCGATGTCGGCCTGCTCACGTCGCTTGCCGAAGCGATCGAACGTGAACGCGAACTCGTTGCAGGCCTTGCCGAGTTCGGCCAGCAGATCGACACCAGCAATCTGCGCGCAAACGTGTTGCGCGCATGGGTCAAGCGTTTCATCGAACAGGAGTCGGCGGGACTCGTGCTGATGTTCGAATCGTTCGGATTCAAGCGCGGCGTGCCGCTCGACGCCGATTTCGTTTTCGACGTACGCACGCTGCCCAACCCGTACTACGATCGTGAATTACGGCCTCTTACGGGCCTCGACAAACCGGTAGTGGATTTTCTCGATGCGCTGCCCGTCGTGCATGAAATGATCAGCGACATCGAAGCGTTTCTCGCCAAATGGCTGCCGCATTTCCGTGACGACAACCGCAGTTATCTGACGGTCGCGATCGGTTGCACGGGTGGGCAGCATCGCTCGGTGTTCATTGCCGAGACGCTCGCCGCGCGTCTCGCATCGGCGGCGAATGTGATTGTGCGGCACCGCGATGCGCCGGTGGACCCCAGCGCATCCTCGAAGTTAGTGGCTTAA
- the hprK gene encoding HPr(Ser) kinase/phosphatase, producing the protein MDTSSINAQSIFDDNAATLKLSWLTGHEGWERGFSSESVANATSSADLVGHLNLIHPNRIQVLGDAEIDYYKRQTDEDRSRHMAELIALEPPFLVVAGGVAAPPELVLRCTRSSTPLFTTPMSAAAVIDSLRLYMSRILAPRATLHGVFLDILGMGVLLTGDSGLGKSELGLELISRGHGLVADDAVDFVRLGPDFVEGRCPPLLQNLLEVRGLGLLDIKTIFGETAVRRKMKLKLIVQLVRRPDGEFQRLPLESQTVDVLGLPISKVTIQVAAGRNLAVLVEAAVRNTILQLRGIDTLRDFMDRQRLAMQDPDSQFPGKLI; encoded by the coding sequence ATGGATACGTCCAGCATCAACGCCCAAAGCATTTTCGACGATAATGCAGCCACACTCAAACTGAGCTGGCTGACAGGGCATGAAGGCTGGGAACGCGGCTTTTCTTCGGAATCGGTCGCCAATGCCACGTCGAGCGCCGACCTTGTCGGCCACTTGAACCTGATCCACCCGAACCGGATCCAGGTGCTGGGCGACGCCGAAATCGACTACTACAAACGCCAGACGGACGAAGACCGCTCGCGCCACATGGCGGAGCTGATCGCGTTGGAACCGCCGTTCCTGGTGGTGGCGGGCGGCGTCGCGGCACCGCCGGAACTGGTGCTGCGTTGCACGCGCTCCTCCACGCCGCTTTTCACCACGCCCATGTCAGCCGCCGCGGTGATCGACAGCCTGCGGCTCTACATGTCGCGCATTCTGGCGCCACGTGCCACGCTGCATGGCGTATTTCTCGACATTCTCGGCATGGGCGTGCTGCTCACCGGCGACTCAGGCCTTGGCAAAAGTGAGCTCGGTCTTGAGTTGATCAGCCGCGGCCACGGCCTCGTGGCCGACGACGCGGTGGACTTCGTGCGTCTGGGCCCTGACTTCGTCGAGGGGCGCTGCCCGCCGCTTCTGCAGAATCTGCTGGAAGTACGTGGACTGGGCCTGCTGGACATCAAAACGATTTTTGGTGAAACGGCTGTCCGGCGGAAAATGAAACTGAAGTTGATCGTGCAACTGGTACGCCGTCCTGACGGTGAATTCCAGCGGCTGCCGCTGGAAAGCCAGACCGTCGACGTACTCGGCCTGCCGATCAGCAAGGTCACGATCCAGGTGGCGGCCGGCCGGAACCTCGCGGTGCTCGTGGAAGCCGCCGTGCGTAACACAATCCTGCAATTGCGCGGTATCGACACGTTGCGCGACTTCATGGATCGCCAGCGTCTGGCGATGCAGGACCCGGACAGCCAGTTCCCCGGCAAGCTGATCTGA
- a CDS encoding PTS sugar transporter subunit IIA, translating into MERHPNAPARSTQATFSPVNMNRLAKFLPLENVVVGLSVTSKKRVFEQAGLIFENQNGIARSTVTDNLFARERLGSTGLGEGVAIPHGRIKGLKQPLAAFVRLAEPIPFESPDGQPVSLLIFLLVPEQATQQHLEILSEIAQLLSDREARERLHTEEDREALHRLLTQWQP; encoded by the coding sequence ATGGAACGCCACCCAAACGCCCCAGCGAGGAGCACCCAGGCCACGTTTTCGCCTGTCAACATGAATCGTTTAGCCAAATTTCTTCCCCTCGAGAACGTCGTCGTCGGACTATCGGTCACCAGCAAGAAGCGCGTGTTCGAGCAAGCGGGCCTGATCTTCGAGAACCAGAACGGCATTGCCCGCAGTACGGTCACAGACAATCTGTTTGCGCGTGAGCGCCTCGGGTCCACCGGGCTCGGCGAAGGCGTTGCCATTCCGCATGGCCGGATCAAAGGCCTGAAGCAACCGCTCGCTGCATTCGTGCGTCTTGCTGAACCCATCCCCTTCGAATCGCCCGACGGTCAGCCGGTCTCATTGCTGATCTTTCTGCTCGTGCCGGAACAGGCCACGCAGCAGCACCTCGAAATCCTCTCGGAAATTGCGCAATTGCTGTCCGATCGCGAGGCTCGCGAGCGTCTTCATACAGAAGAAGACCGTGAAGCATTGCATCGCCTGCTCACTCAGTGGCAACCTTGA
- the raiA gene encoding ribosome-associated translation inhibitor RaiA, protein MNLQISGHHLEVTPALREYVITKLDRVLRHFDQVIDGSVVLSVDNHKEKEKRQKVEINLHLKGKDIFVESCDSDLYAAIDLMIDKLDRQVLRHKDRLQGHAHDALKYQPAPQLDVPPQ, encoded by the coding sequence ATGAATCTGCAGATCAGTGGACACCACCTCGAAGTAACGCCTGCGTTGCGCGAATACGTGATCACCAAACTGGATAGGGTGCTAAGACATTTTGATCAGGTCATCGACGGCAGTGTGGTCCTCTCGGTCGACAACCACAAGGAAAAGGAAAAGCGTCAAAAGGTTGAAATCAACCTGCATCTCAAGGGCAAGGACATCTTTGTCGAGAGCTGCGACAGCGACCTTTACGCTGCAATCGATCTGATGATCGACAAGCTGGATCGGCAAGTGTTACGCCACAAGGATCGTCTGCAGGGCCACGCGCACGACGCCCTGAAGTATCAGCCGGCGCCGCAACTGGACGTGCCGCCGCAATAG
- a CDS encoding RNA polymerase factor sigma-54, whose translation MKASLQLRLSQHLALTPQLQQSIRLLQLSTLELQQEVSMAISQNPLLENEDDWIASPLRVAADGSLIAQAPGSSAPPDQMGGNVSSSSSSGDRAENGEPQGVDEYNGLSGDGNGDASQWNLDDYGRSGNASDDDDLPPLQIHESSTSLRDHLMAQLRVTSAGQRDRALITFLIESLDDDGYLSATLEEVQADLPEELEVDQDELNAALALLHSFDPAGVGARSASECLRLQLLRLPGSPTRTLALEIVAHHLELLAARDFTRLRKHLKASDDDLRDAHVLIRSLEPFPGAAYGKAEADYVVPDIMVRKTAQGWQAELNPEVVPKLRINHLYANILRNNRGDPGSGSLRQQLQEARWLIKNIQQRFETILRVAQAIVERQKSFFVHGEIAMRPLVLREIADTLGLHESTVSRVTTGKYMLTPFGTLEFKYFFGSHVSTDTGGAASSTAIRALIKQLIGAENSKSPLSDSRIAELLAEQGFVVARRTVAKYREALKIPAVNLRKSL comes from the coding sequence ATGAAAGCCAGTCTCCAACTCCGCCTATCGCAGCATCTTGCGCTGACCCCGCAGCTGCAGCAGTCCATCCGGCTGCTGCAGTTGTCTACGCTCGAACTGCAACAGGAAGTCTCCATGGCGATCTCGCAGAATCCGCTCCTCGAGAACGAGGACGACTGGATCGCGAGCCCGCTTCGCGTGGCGGCGGACGGCTCGCTGATCGCTCAGGCGCCTGGCTCATCGGCGCCGCCCGACCAGATGGGCGGCAACGTTTCGTCATCGTCCAGCAGCGGCGATCGCGCCGAAAACGGCGAACCCCAAGGCGTGGATGAATACAACGGCCTCTCGGGCGACGGTAACGGCGATGCTTCGCAGTGGAATCTGGATGACTACGGCCGCTCCGGCAACGCTTCCGACGACGACGATCTGCCGCCTCTGCAGATCCACGAATCGAGCACTTCGCTGCGCGATCATCTGATGGCGCAATTGCGCGTGACTTCGGCGGGTCAACGCGACCGCGCGCTGATCACCTTCCTGATCGAATCGCTCGACGACGATGGCTATCTTTCCGCCACGCTCGAAGAGGTACAGGCCGATCTGCCGGAAGAACTCGAAGTCGATCAGGACGAACTGAACGCCGCCCTGGCGCTGTTGCATAGCTTCGACCCGGCGGGTGTCGGCGCGCGCTCCGCATCCGAATGCCTGAGGCTGCAATTGTTGCGGCTTCCGGGGTCGCCCACGCGCACACTGGCGTTGGAGATCGTTGCGCATCATCTGGAACTGCTCGCTGCGCGCGACTTCACGCGTCTGCGCAAACACCTGAAGGCAAGCGACGACGATCTGCGCGATGCGCATGTACTGATTCGCTCGCTCGAACCGTTTCCCGGCGCGGCTTACGGCAAGGCCGAAGCAGACTACGTGGTGCCCGACATCATGGTGCGCAAAACGGCTCAGGGGTGGCAGGCGGAGCTGAACCCCGAGGTGGTGCCGAAGCTGCGCATCAATCACCTGTATGCCAATATTCTGCGCAATAACCGGGGGGACCCGGGCAGTGGATCGTTGCGCCAGCAACTGCAGGAAGCACGCTGGCTGATCAAGAATATCCAGCAGCGTTTCGAGACTATCCTCAGGGTCGCGCAAGCCATTGTCGAGCGTCAAAAGAGCTTTTTTGTGCACGGCGAAATTGCCATGCGCCCCTTGGTTTTGCGGGAAATTGCTGATACGCTGGGTTTACACGAGTCAACTGTCTCGCGTGTGACAACCGGTAAATACATGCTGACCCCATTCGGGACGCTTGAATTCAAGTACTTTTTCGGATCACACGTTTCGACTGACACGGGCGGCGCAGCCTCTTCCACGGCCATTCGCGCGCTCATCAAACAACTGATAGGAGCGGAAAACTCAAAATCGCCTCTTTCAGACAGTCGCATAGCCGAACTGCTGGCGGAACAGGGCTTCGTCGTCGCACGGCGTACCGTCGCGAAGTATCGTGAAGCGCTCAAGATTCCAGCAGTCAACCTGCGCAAGTCTTTATAG
- the lptB gene encoding LPS export ABC transporter ATP-binding protein yields the protein MSTSASLPNRKPAGTSSSLVVRNLKKRYGSRTVVKDVSLDVKSGEVVGLLGPNGAGKTTSFYMIVGLVPLDAGEIDLDGKSISLLPIHKRASLGLSYLPQEASVFRKLTVEQNIRAVLELQHEDNGKRLSKDTITSRTEALLDELQIAHLRENPALSLSGGERRRVEIARALATNPSFILLDEPFAGVDPIAVLEIQKIVKFLKQRNIGVLITDHNVRETLGICDHAYIISDGSVLAAGAPSEIIENESVRRVYLGEHFRM from the coding sequence GTGAGCACTTCAGCGTCCCTTCCCAATCGCAAGCCGGCCGGCACCAGTAGCTCGCTGGTGGTGCGCAATCTGAAGAAGCGTTACGGTTCACGCACGGTCGTCAAAGACGTGTCGCTCGACGTCAAAAGCGGCGAAGTGGTCGGACTGCTCGGCCCGAACGGCGCGGGCAAGACCACGTCGTTCTATATGATCGTGGGCCTCGTGCCGCTCGACGCAGGCGAAATCGATCTGGACGGCAAGTCCATCAGCCTGCTGCCGATTCATAAGCGCGCGTCGCTGGGTCTGTCGTATCTGCCGCAGGAAGCTTCGGTGTTTCGCAAGCTTACCGTCGAACAGAACATTCGCGCGGTGCTCGAACTGCAGCATGAAGACAACGGCAAGCGGCTCAGCAAGGACACGATCACGAGCCGCACTGAAGCGCTGCTCGATGAGTTGCAGATCGCGCATTTGCGAGAAAACCCGGCGCTGTCGCTGTCGGGCGGTGAGCGCCGGCGCGTCGAAATCGCACGCGCGCTGGCCACCAACCCCAGCTTCATTCTGCTCGACGAACCCTTTGCCGGCGTCGATCCGATTGCAGTGCTCGAAATTCAGAAGATTGTCAAATTCCTGAAGCAGCGCAATATCGGTGTGCTCATCACCGACCATAACGTGCGTGAAACGCTGGGCATTTGCGATCACGCGTACATCATCAGCGACGGCAGCGTGCTGGCCGCCGGCGCGCCGAGTGAAATCATCGAGAACGAGAGCGTACGGCGCGTTTATCTCGGCGAACACTTCCGCATGTAA